GCGCTCATGTCCAGCCGGACCTTCGCGAGACGGTTCCGCGCCGAGACCGGGACGACGCCCGCGGCCTGGCTCAACCGGCAGCGCATCCTGCGGGCGCAGCAGGAGCTCGAGCAGACGGTCGACGGTCTCGAGCAGATCGCCCAGCGGGCCGGATTCGGCACGGCCGCCGTCATGCGCCACCACTTCCTCAAGGTGCTGCAGACCACGCCCACGGCGTACCGCCGGGCGTTCGGCGCCCGCGAAGCCGGCTAGCGGCCGCCATCGCCCTCTCGCATCGCCTGTGGGACGATGAGGGGGTGGCGGATCATCCGCAGGAGCGCACCCCCTCGACGCGAGGCGACGACTACGCGGCCCGCCTCGATCGCCTGCAGAACAAGTGGTGGAAGAAGGCGCTCGACGTCCAGCGCCCCTATCGATGGAATCTGCGCCGCTGGGAGCTCGGCGCCACGCTCGATGTCGGCTGCGGCAACGGACGCAATCTCGTCTCGCTTCCCCCGGGATCCGTCGGAGTCGACCACAACCCGGCCCTCGTCGCGGCTGCACGCAACCGCGGCTGCGAGGCCTACACCGATGGTGAGTTCTTCGCAGACCCTGTGCTCTCGCGGCCCGGGCGCTTCGACTCTCTTCTCGCGGCACATCTCATCGAGCACCTGGTCCCCGCCGATGCTCGAGTGATTCTCGGGAGCTACCTCTCCTCGATCCGACCGGGCGGAAGGGTCCTGTTCATCACGCCCCAAGAGCGCGGGCACGCGTCAGACCCCACCCACCTCGCCTTCACGGACCATGCCGCCCTGCGGACGCTCGCGCGCGACCTCGGGCTCGAGATCCTCACGACGTACTCGTTCCCATTCCCGCGCTTCATGGGCAGGCTGTTCATCTACAACGAGTTCGTCTTGGTCGCCCGTATCCCGCCCGCCGGTCAGGAAGCGACGGCTCCCGACGCGAGGAACAGGGTTCCGTCGCCGCGCAGACCGAGCCACGGTTCGCCGGCAACGTAGACGGCCGAGCCGCGGTCGAGCCGGGGGCCGCCGTCGAGAGCGAAGGAACCGCTGGTGCACAGCGCGATCGCGGGGCCGTCCAGCCGCAGCTCGACTCCCCGACGGGCCGCCACCGCGTCCACCACGGTCAGCTGGAAGTCGTCGACGTCGGGGCGGAACACCTTGACGCCGGGCTCCGCCTCCTCGGGTTCGAGGAACGGCGCCGGCAGCGGCCGGAAGTCGAGCACCCCGAGCAGCTCCGGGATGTCGATGTGTTTGGGGGTGAGCCCGCCGCGCAGCACATTGTCGGACGACGCCATGAGTTCGATCCCGAGCCCCTCGAGATACGCGTGGATGTTCCCGGCCGGCAGGTAGAGCACCTCGCCCGGCCGCAGCTCGACCGTGTGCAGCAGGAGCGAGATCACGATGCCGGGGTCGCCCGGATAGTGCTCGGCGAGCGTCCGCACCGTCTGCCAGCTGGGCCCGTCGACCGTGGACGCCGCCTCCACGACCGCGGCCACGAGATCCTCGACACCCTCCGCGCGGGAGATCAGCCACGCGAACACGGTCTCGAGGGCCGCGTCGTCGGCGAGGCGCGCGACGAGCGGTGCGATCCGCGGGTCGTCCGCGACCGGCGCGAGCACGGCGCGGGTCTCGGATACCGGACGGAAACCGGAGAGCGCCCGGAACGGATCCGAGAGCGCGTAGATGAGCTCGGGCTTGTGGAAGGCGTCCTTGTAGTTGCGATGCACGGCATCGAGCGGGATGCCGGCGGCGTTCTCGCGCGCGAAGCCCTCGGCGGCCTGGGCGGGCGTGGGATGCGCCTGCAGCGACAGCGGCTCGGCGGCCGCCAGCACCTTCAGCAGAAAGGGAAGCCTGCCGTCGACGACATCGAGCAGGGTGCGATCCTCTCCCACGATCCGCGCGGGCGATCCCGGATGCGCGCCGAGCCAGAGCTCCGCCTCCGGCCTGCCGCTCGGGGTCGTCCCCAGCAGCTCGGCGATCGCCGACGACGAGCCCCACGCGTAGTCGCGCGGGGTATTGGTGATCTCGACGAACAATCGGCCTCCCTCGATGCCACGCTTTGGACCAAGCTACCAACCGCGTTGAGCCCGCCCGCCCGGATGCGTAGGCTCCCGCTGCCCGGAACCGGAACAAGGGAGTCATCCGCATGTCCTTCACGCCGCTCGCCAGCGACTTCTACGGCTTCGAGAGCCAGCTCACCGAGACGGAGCGGGAGGCCCTCGCCGGGCTCCGCCACTACCTCGAGACCGAGGTGAAGCCGCTCGTGAACGACCACTGGGACCGCGCCGAGTTCCCGCGCGAGATCCTGCCGGGCTTCCACCGGCAGCCCGTCTTCGGCATGCAGTGGGAGGAGACCCGGCCGTTCGAGAACTCGGCCGTCTACCGCGGCTGGGCGGCGCTCGAGCTCGCCCGCGTCGACGCGTCCATCTCGACCTACGTGGGCGTTCAGAACGGGCTCGCGATGGGCGCGATCGCCGTCACCGGCTCGGCCGAGCAGCGCGCCGAGTGGCTGCCGAAGCTCGCCTCGGGCGAGCTCATCGGCGCCTTCGGGCTCACCGAGCCGCTGTCGGGCTCCGACTCCGCCCAGGGGCTGCGCACCGTCGCGACGCGCGACGGCGACGAGTGGGTCATCACGGGCCAGAAGCGCTGGATCGGCAACGCGACGTTCAGCGACGTCACCATCATCTGGGCGAAGGATGCCGCCGATGGTCAGGTGAAGGGCTTCATCGTGCCGACGTCCACGCCCGGGTACACGGCCACCAAGATCGAGCG
The Protaetiibacter larvae DNA segment above includes these coding regions:
- a CDS encoding class I SAM-dependent methyltransferase, which codes for MADHPQERTPSTRGDDYAARLDRLQNKWWKKALDVQRPYRWNLRRWELGATLDVGCGNGRNLVSLPPGSVGVDHNPALVAAARNRGCEAYTDGEFFADPVLSRPGRFDSLLAAHLIEHLVPADARVILGSYLSSIRPGGRVLFITPQERGHASDPTHLAFTDHAALRTLARDLGLEILTTYSFPFPRFMGRLFIYNEFVLVARIPPAGQEATAPDARNRVPSPRRPSHGSPAT
- a CDS encoding acyl-CoA dehydrogenase family protein, encoding MSFTPLASDFYGFESQLTETEREALAGLRHYLETEVKPLVNDHWDRAEFPREILPGFHRQPVFGMQWEETRPFENSAVYRGWAALELARVDASISTYVGVQNGLAMGAIAVTGSAEQRAEWLPKLASGELIGAFGLTEPLSGSDSAQGLRTVATRDGDEWVITGQKRWIGNATFSDVTIIWAKDAADGQVKGFIVPTSTPGYTATKIERKQALRIVQNADIVLDGVRVPESLRLANANSFRDTAAVLRLTRAEVAWAAVGVAVGAYEAALAYATERIQFGKPIAAHQLIQQHLANMMGNITASIAMCTRVSQMLDEGTQKDEHAALAKAFVTSRMRETVAWARETMGGNGIVLDYDVTRFFNDAEALYSYEGTREMNTLIVGRALTGKAAFV
- the manA gene encoding mannose-6-phosphate isomerase, class I, with product MFVEITNTPRDYAWGSSSAIAELLGTTPSGRPEAELWLGAHPGSPARIVGEDRTLLDVVDGRLPFLLKVLAAAEPLSLQAHPTPAQAAEGFARENAAGIPLDAVHRNYKDAFHKPELIYALSDPFRALSGFRPVSETRAVLAPVADDPRIAPLVARLADDAALETVFAWLISRAEGVEDLVAAVVEAASTVDGPSWQTVRTLAEHYPGDPGIVISLLLHTVELRPGEVLYLPAGNIHAYLEGLGIELMASSDNVLRGGLTPKHIDIPELLGVLDFRPLPAPFLEPEEAEPGVKVFRPDVDDFQLTVVDAVAARRGVELRLDGPAIALCTSGSFALDGGPRLDRGSAVYVAGEPWLGLRGDGTLFLASGAVAS